Within the Flavobacterium sp. CG_23.5 genome, the region GTTTTTAGATTTTCTAAAAGAGACTGGACTTTGGTCATGTCAGCGTTTATAATAGGAGTAGTTTTACCAATGATTGTAGAAAGTAAAATCTGGATTAGATAAAAAATGGAATTAGGTAAATTAAATAAATACGATAAAGCGTATCTTAGGATTGCAACAGAATGGGGTCTTTTGTCGTATTGTAAAAGAAAACAAGTGGGCGCAATAATCGTTAGAGATCGAATGATAATCTCCGATGGTTATAACGGGACGCCTTCGGGATTTGAAAATTGTTGTGAAGATAATGAAGGATTAACACGCTGGGATGTGTTGCATGCTGAAGCAAATGCTATTTTAAAAGTGGCACGATCGACACAGTCTTGTGAAGGAGCGACATTGTATATTACGCTTTCTCCATGTAAAGAATGCAGTAAATTAATTCACCAATCCGGGATAAAAAGAGTTGTGTATCATAATGGATATCGAGATGATTCAGGAATTCAATTTTTGATAAAAGCAGGAATAGAAGTAGAGCATATTCCTATATTAGAAGAGTAAATGAAAATTAATAATAAATACCTGCCCATATATTTTTGCGTAACTCTTGCTTTAGGAGTTATTCTGGGGAGTGTATTGAGTTTTTCAAACCAAAATCAATTTTTTGCCAAAAACAATTCTAAAAATAAGCTGAATAGACTTATTGATTTTATTAATAACGAGTATGTAGATAGCGTAAATACCGATTCTATAGTAAATCTTACCGTTGATAATATTTTGGCAAAATTGGATCCACATTCCGTTTATATTCCGCCAACTGAGCAAGCAGAAGTTGTTGAAAGCATGAAAGGAGACTTTGTAGGTATTGGGGTGAATTTCTACATGTATAATGATTCTGTTGCCATAATAAAAACTGTTGAAAATGGCCCTTCGGCAAAAGCTGGAGTAAAAGCAGGCGACCGGATTTTGTATGCTGACAAAACCAAATTATTTGGACGTAAATTGCCTAATGATAGTTTGTTTTCCAAATTAAAAGGATCAATAGGTTCTGTTATTGAACTTACGGTTTACAGAAAATCAGAAGGTAAAAAGATTAAAGTAAAAATAAAAAGAGATGTAATTCCGCTTAAAAGTGTTGATGTTTCTATGCTTTTGAAAAATAATACGGGTTACATAAAAATCAATCGATTTGCTGAAACTACGTATAACGAGTTTGCAGCAGGGCTTTTGAGTTTGAAAAAACAAGGCGCCAGATC harbors:
- a CDS encoding deoxycytidylate deaminase, producing the protein MELGKLNKYDKAYLRIATEWGLLSYCKRKQVGAIIVRDRMIISDGYNGTPSGFENCCEDNEGLTRWDVLHAEANAILKVARSTQSCEGATLYITLSPCKECSKLIHQSGIKRVVYHNGYRDDSGIQFLIKAGIEVEHIPILEE